From Synechococcales cyanobacterium CNB:
CGCCCAGCGCCGCCGCCGCCGAGTCCGTCACCGCGCGCAGGTCGTCCCCAGAAAAATCGATCTTGATCGCCGATCCCGTCGAGCCGCCGAGCCGGAACAGCGGCACCTGGAACGCGAACGCGAACACCCCCGGCAACGCCTCCTGCCGCGTCGCGTGCTGGAACAGCGGGATCAGGTCCACGACGCGCCGATCATCGTCCGCGATCCCGCCGTGGAACATGATCCCATCGAACGAGACCAGGAAGTAGTTCCCCAGCGTCGGCGGCACGATCGGATCGCCCGGGCCGCCCCGCGCCCAATCGAACACGGGCACGGGCTGCAGCTTCGCCCGGAGTGCGCGCGCGCGCTCGTCCGTCCCCGACGCCTCCCAGTACGGCCTGACCACCGACTCGATCCGATCCGCCAGCCGGTCCTGCTGCTCGAGGTTGTACCCGGGCGGCGGGATCAGCAGCCCGAACACGAGATTCCGGTTCCCTGTCGGCAGGTAGTCCGCCGGAGGCATCAGCGCGAGGCTCCCGACGATCGACGCCGCCGTCAACCCCACGACCACCAGCACCCGCGCCACGACGCTCCCCAGCAGCGCGTGCGTCATGCGCCCGATCAGGTCCGGGATCGCGTGCAGCGCTGCTCCCGTACCGCGCACCACAGCCACCACGGCGCGCCACGCACGCCGCACGCGCCCCGCCGGCTTCGGTCGTGCCTTCGCTTCCCGCGCACGCACCGGCCGCAGCGCCCGGGCCGCCGCCGTCGGGATCACCGACACCGACACCAGCAGGCTCAGCCCCACCGCCGCGCAGATCGCCAGCGAGATGTCGCGGAACAACTGCCCCGCCTCCTCGCGGATCAGCAGCACCGGGACGAACACGAAGATCGTCGTGAGTGTCGCCGCCAGCACCGCGCCCCACACCTCCTGCGCCCCGTCCACCGCCGCTCGCATCGGGCTCTTGCCCATCTCCAGGTGCCGGTAGATGTTCTCAATCACCACGATCGCGTTGTCCACCACCATCCCCGTCGCGAACGCCATCCCCGCAAGGCTCACCACGTTCAGCGACCGGCCCAGCGCGACCATCGCCACCACCGCTCCGATCACGGAGATCGGGATCGCGAGCGCGACGATCAGCACCGGCCGGGGCGACCGCAGGAAGAGCAGCAGCACCAGAACCGCCAGCGACCCGCCCAGCCACAGGTTGCTCCGCACCAGCGACAGCGCCTGCTCGATGTAGATCGTCTGGTCGTACACCTGCCGCAGCCGAAGCGTCCCGTCCAGCCCCATGCTCCTCGCCTTGGCGTCCAGCGTGCCGCCCGATGCGTTGAGCCGGTCGATCGCGGCACGCACGCCCGCCATCACCTGCATCACGTTCGAGCCGGGCTCACGCTGCGCGTTGATCGCGATCACCGGCTCGCCGCGCGACCGCACGAACCGCAGCGGCTTCTTGTACGTCTCCACCACCTCCGCCACGTCGCGCACCCGCACCGGACCCGCCGGCGTCTGCGCGATCACCGTCTCCTCCACCTCACGCGCCGTCGTGTACTGGCTCACCGTACGCACACGCACGCTCGACTTCGCGTCGTACACCTCGCCCGCCGAGACGTTCCGGTTCGTCCCCTCCAGCGCGGCCACCAGCTCCGCCGGCGTCACCCCGTGCTGCGCCAGACGCACCGCGTCGAAACGCACCTGCGTCTCGCGCTCACGCCCCCCCAGCACGTTCACCTCCGACACGCCCTCCACCCGCTCCAGCACGGGTTTGATGTTGTCCTCCGCGAAGTCCTGCAGCGTGCGGATGTCCAGCGTCGGGTCCGTCGTCGAAAAGATGATCCACGCGATGTAGTCCCGGTTGTCCGGGTCCGTCGCCTGCACCACCGGCTCCTCCGCGTTCTGCGGGTAACGCGACACCTCGCGCAACTTGTCGCTCACCTCCCGCAGCGCAACCTCCTTCGGCGTCCCCACCGCGAACTCCAGCCGGATCCGCCCCTGGCTCTGCTGGCTCTCGCTCGTCATCGAGCGCAGGTTCGTCAGGCCCTGCAGCTTCTCCTCCTGCCGCTCGACAATCTCTCGCTCGATCTCGTCCGGGCTGGCGCCCTCCCAGAACGTCGTCACCGCGATCACCGTGTCGTCAACGTTCGGCGTCAACTGCACCGGGATGCGGCGCACCGACACCACCCCCGCCAGCACCACCAGCAGGACGCACACCACGACCGTCACGGGCTGGGCAACCGCCTTCCGGATCACCGCGGACCGCCCCCCCCCGACCCCGCCCCCGTCTCATCCACCACCCGCACCATCGTCCCGGGGAACAGCCGTTCGTTCCCTTCCACGACCACCACGTCGCCCTCCGCCAGCGCGCCGGGGCCGATCACGTACCGGTCGCCCATCGGGAACATCACCTCCACAGGCGCGGGGAACGCCGGCGAAGGACCGCCACGCCCGCCAGACACGCGGTACACGAACGCACCGGCGTCGTTCCGCAGCACCGCATCCTTCGGCACCGTCAACTGCTCGCCCTCCAACCCCGTGGGCACCCACCCGACCACCGACATCCCCGGGGCCAGCACGCCCCCGCTCGCCTCCAGCGTCGCCACAAGCACGAACGTCCGCGAGCGAGGATCAACGTCCGGCACCACGCGCTGATCCACCGCCGACAGCGTCAGTCCCGCCGAGCCGACGTCCACCAGCACGCCGTTCGCGCTCGACGACGCCGCCCCCAACAAACGCTGCGGAACGCTCAGCCACGCCTCCAGGCGACCCGTCGCCACGACCTCCGCCACCGCATCCCCGGACGACACCCACTGCCCGATCTCGGTGAGGCGCCCCACCACCACCGCGTCGAAAGGCGCGACGATCCGGGTGTCCGCCAACTGCTCACGCAGCCGGTCCAGCCGCGCAGCGACCATCAGCCGCTGCGCCTCGGCCTGAGCGAGCCGCGCCTGCGCGATGCGGTGCGCCCACTCCGCGTCACGCCGCTCACGTGCCGTCGCTCCGCCCGCGTCGAACGCGCTGCGCACGCGCTCCCATTCCTGCCGCGCCTGCCCGAGCGACTCGCGCCGCTCTTCGATCGTCGCCTCCGCGAAGGCCCCGTCCGCCTCCGCCTCCGAGATCAGCAGCCGAAGCCGACGCGAGTCCAGTTCCGCGAGCAACTCCCCGGCCCGCACGGTCTGCCCCTCGCGTACCGGCAGCGCGATGACCAGCCCTTCCTCCTGCGCCGCGACACGCGCACGCTTCACCGCGCGCAACTCACCCGTCACCAGCCGCCTCTCGACGACCGGCTCCGCGCGAACCTCGCCGGCTCGCACGGGCGTTGCCGGCGGGCCGTCCCCGCCCTGCCCCCGCGCGCCCGACGACACGCACACCGCCGCCGCGGCCGCCCACAACCCGATCTGCCATCGCATCGTCGCTGGACTCCATCCCCGCATACGCCCGCACCCGGAACGCATCCCACGCGACGGGACGCAATGCTAGCCCCGCGACCACCACGTCTCTTCTTCTGATCCAGCCCTTCGGGAGTTTGATCCGCTGGCCGGTTCAACGAGGCGCCACCCCTCAGAACGGCAACTCCTCCTCGTACCGCGCGTCGTCGCCCGTCCCGAACTCACCGTCCGGCCCCGCGCTCACGAACACCACCCGCGTGTTGAACCCCGGCCGCTCGACGAAGTCAAGGCGCATCTCCGTCCCCCACTGGTCGTTGAACACCCCGCGCGTGCCGCCCACCTCCGCCGCCGACGCCGGCAGCCGCCCGTTCTCCTCGCGGTACTGCGCGATCAGAATCGCCAGCTGCTTCGTGTTGACGGCCGTGCGCACGTCCCGCGCCGTGTCCCGCGACTTGGCCGCCTGCTGCGCCAGCCCCGTGTTCCCCCCCCCGACCCCGAAGTAGATGATCATCCCGATCGCCAGCACGATCAGCAGCACGATCAGCCCGAACCCGACGTTCCCGCGCCGCACCCTCGCGTACCGTCCCATGCCGACCTCCTTGCCCCCACCGCCACGCCCCTCCACCCCACAGCCTACCCCCCTCCACGCCCCCGTGACAGGATCGCCCGTTTCTGCAACACTGTCCCCATGAACACCTTCAATCGGCGTGAGTTCCTCGCGGCCGCCGCCGCCGTCGGAGCATCCGGCCTCGCGGGCGCGGCCGCACCCGCTTCAGGAGCCTCCACCGTGCCAACCGCCACGCAACCCGCCGCCGACCGCCCCGGCGAGAAGCACCGCGGCCCGTGCGCCATCGCCTCCGGCAACGGACGCGACTGCGTCGCTCGCGTCTTTGAACTCATGCAGGCCGGCGAACGCCCCGTCGTCGCCGCCGTCCACGGCGTCAAGATCAACGAAGACGACCCCAACGACATGAGCGTCGGCTACGGCGGACTCCCCAATGAGGAGGGCGTCGTGCAACTCGACGCCGCCGTCATGGACGGCCCGCTCCACCGCGCCGGCGCGGTCGCCTGCCTCGAACGCATCAAGAACCCGGCCATGGTCGCACTCGAAGTCCTCCGCCGCACCGACCACGTCCTGCTCGTCGGCGAGGGCGCGCTCCGCTTCGCCCTCGCCATCGGCTTCAAGGAAGAGAACCTCCTCACCGAGGAGGCCCGGCAGGCCTGGCTCCGATGGAAGGCCGACCTCAACAAGGACGACAAGTGGCTCGACCGCGACCAGCAGCCACTCGGGGGGGGGGACCGCCGCGGCGACTCACGCACCGGCCCCGAACCTTGGCGAACCGACGTCCCCTTCACCTGGGGCACCATCCACTGCTCCGCC
This genomic window contains:
- a CDS encoding efflux RND transporter permease subunit, whose protein sequence is MIRKAVAQPVTVVVCVLLVVLAGVVSVRRIPVQLTPNVDDTVIAVTTFWEGASPDEIEREIVERQEEKLQGLTNLRSMTSESQQSQGRIRLEFAVGTPKEVALREVSDKLREVSRYPQNAEEPVVQATDPDNRDYIAWIIFSTTDPTLDIRTLQDFAEDNIKPVLERVEGVSEVNVLGGRERETQVRFDAVRLAQHGVTPAELVAALEGTNRNVSAGEVYDAKSSVRVRTVSQYTTAREVEETVIAQTPAGPVRVRDVAEVVETYKKPLRFVRSRGEPVIAINAQREPGSNVMQVMAGVRAAIDRLNASGGTLDAKARSMGLDGTLRLRQVYDQTIYIEQALSLVRSNLWLGGSLAVLVLLLFLRSPRPVLIVALAIPISVIGAVVAMVALGRSLNVVSLAGMAFATGMVVDNAIVVIENIYRHLEMGKSPMRAAVDGAQEVWGAVLAATLTTIFVFVPVLLIREEAGQLFRDISLAICAAVGLSLLVSVSVIPTAAARALRPVRAREAKARPKPAGRVRRAWRAVVAVVRGTGAALHAIPDLIGRMTHALLGSVVARVLVVVGLTAASIVGSLALMPPADYLPTGNRNLVFGLLIPPPGYNLEQQDRLADRIESVVRPYWEASGTDERARALRAKLQPVPVFDWARGGPGDPIVPPTLGNYFLVSFDGIMFHGGIADDDRRVVDLIPLFQHATRQEALPGVFAFAFQVPLFRLGGSTGSAIKIDFSGDDLRAVTDSAAAALGALFGKYGPGVVQPSPSNFNVFGPEIRVRPKLRELADVGMTPMELALAVQAAGDGAIVGEYRLGSDTIDLKVILAEAVDRRLLEGLEDVPVATPTGHVVPLSSVADFERTVAPPQINHVGRQRSVTLQFTPPPGLPLERAVDEIEALLAEMRADGRIAPGVATGYAGSASKLRAVQSALLGDGTLLGALESSLVLALATVYLLMCILFQSFLRPLVIMFSVPLATLGGFAALAVVHAWSVKDRYLPVQSMDVLTMLGFIILIGVVVNNAILIVHQSLNFMRGSEDAPAMEPRRAIAEAVKSRVRPIFMGTLTSVGGMAPLVLMPGSGSELYRGLGSVVVGGLLVSTVFTLLLVPMLFSLLTDAQVALRRVHEARRGAAAAVGAGATMSPDEK
- a CDS encoding efflux RND transporter periplasmic adaptor subunit, which encodes MRSGCGRMRGWSPATMRWQIGLWAAAAAVCVSSGARGQGGDGPPATPVRAGEVRAEPVVERRLVTGELRAVKRARVAAQEEGLVIALPVREGQTVRAGELLAELDSRRLRLLISEAEADGAFAEATIEERRESLGQARQEWERVRSAFDAGGATARERRDAEWAHRIAQARLAQAEAQRLMVAARLDRLREQLADTRIVAPFDAVVVGRLTEIGQWVSSGDAVAEVVATGRLEAWLSVPQRLLGAASSSANGVLVDVGSAGLTLSAVDQRVVPDVDPRSRTFVLVATLEASGGVLAPGMSVVGWVPTGLEGEQLTVPKDAVLRNDAGAFVYRVSGGRGGPSPAFPAPVEVMFPMGDRYVIGPGALAEGDVVVVEGNERLFPGTMVRVVDETGAGSGGGGPR
- a CDS encoding N(4)-(beta-N-acetylglucosaminyl)-L-asparaginase, which gives rise to MNTFNRREFLAAAAAVGASGLAGAAAPASGASTVPTATQPAADRPGEKHRGPCAIASGNGRDCVARVFELMQAGERPVVAAVHGVKINEDDPNDMSVGYGGLPNEEGVVQLDAAVMDGPLHRAGAVACLERIKNPAMVALEVLRRTDHVLLVGEGALRFALAIGFKEENLLTEEARQAWLRWKADLNKDDKWLDRDQQPLGGGDRRGDSRTGPEPWRTDVPFTWGTIHCSALNAAGDLGCTTTTSGLSWKLPGRVGDSPLIGCGLYCDNAVGSAGSTGRGEAVIQTLGAYEIVRSMDDGLTPTEACLKACKRIVDRTREPRLLDDQGRPNFSVSFYALRKDGAYGGACIRKGGTFAVQDGQGARVLPCEWLFER